In the genome of Acaryochloris sp. CCMEE 5410, the window CCACCAGGTTAATCCCTTCACTGGCATTGCGGGTATAGACAATCTCCTGCCGAGACGCCGCATTGACAAAGGCAGCCACCTTGTCTCGTGCCCCCTCATAGGCATCCGTGGCCCGACTGCTGAGGGTATGGACCCCGCGGTGTACATTGGCATTATCCCGCTCGTAATAATCCTGCAGTGCCGCCAAGACAGAGGTCGGTTTCTGAGAGGTCGCCGCACTATCCAAATAGACCAAGGGACTCTCCTGAATTTGCTGATGCAAAATGGGAAAGTCAGGACGGACCTGAAGGGCTAGGGACTTTTCTTGGATGGCAATCATAGGTGCAGAATCACGAATCTAACGTATTTGGGACAACACAGCGTTCAGCAAAGTCTGGCGCTGTTCAGCAATGGGCAATTGATCAATAATTTCCGCCGCAAACCCTTCCACCAGCAAATCGCAAGCGCTATTGCGGTCTAACCCCCGGCTCTGTAGATAAAAGACTTCTTCATCGTCCAGCTGACTAACTGTGGCTCCGTGGGCGCACTTAACGTCATCGGCAATAATTTCTAGCTGCGGTTTGGTGTCCACCCGCGCCTTGGCCGACAGCAACAAATTGCGGCTGAGCTGGCTGGCATTAGTCTGTTGAGCCAGTTTGGGCACAAACACTCGGCCATTAAACACCGCCCGGGCAAGATTATCGACGATGCACTTATGCAACTGCTGAGCTGTACAGTGGGGACTTGTAAAGGATAGATCAGAATGGGTGTCGGCCACCTGCTGATCCACCGCTAAGGTCAATCCATTGAGAGTAGTATCCGTCTGTTCCGCTGTAGGCACCACCACGGGGTTATGGCGAGACATCTGTCCCCCTAGGCTGAGGCTAGTTAATGCATAGCGACTATCGCGATCCTGAGACACCGCCGTTGTACCGATATGAAAAGCTGTTTTTGCCTCTCGCTGAATCCGATAGTGGTGAAGCTGCGCATTTTGCCCCAGGCTCACTTCCGTCACCGCATTCGTAAAGTAGGACGCTGTTTTGACCGCCGTATATTCTTCTATTAAAGTGGCTGCGCTATTGGCTTCAGCTACCACCAGCCCCCGAGGCGAGGTGACGATCGGTGTATCCCCTGTGGTCAAATACAGCAGATGGATGGGCGCTTCAATCACCTGATTTTTAGCAATGCGTAATACGGCAACATCGGCAAAGCTAGCGGTATTGAGAGCCGTAAAGACTTCCGTCATGCCCGGTTGCTGACCCAGCTCAGGTAGATTGCCTGCATCGGCTAAGGTACTGACGCTTAATCCAGCAGGTAAGTTGTCGATCTCAGATAAATCAGGAGCAAACCAGCCATTCACAAACACCAGCCGTACCGGGGCTTCTGCCAAGATAAAGGGGGCAATCTCTTCTAGGGAGAGCGACGCAGCAGTAGGAGCAGTAAAAGCAGTTTTGTACAGACCCGATAGATCTGTAAATCGCCAGTCCTCATCCCGGTTACTGGGCAGGCCTCGCTCTTGAATGATGCTGAGGGCACTTGCTCGCACTTTTTCTAGTCCCTTCGGGTTGGGCCGCTGAGCGAGAAGATGGGTCAAATAGGCTTGCCGATCCTGGGCTGCCGCGGAAAGGGTTGCGACGGCTTCGGGGTTTACTTCTACGGTCATTAGACTGCCACCTCAGCCACATCTTCTGCTTTCACCCAGTCGTAGCCTTTGGCTTCCAACTCTTGGGCCAGTTCCTTACCACCCGTGGTCAAAATTTTGCCCTCGGCCATCACATGCACAAAGTCAGGAACAATATAGTCCAGCAAGCGCTGATAATGGGTAATCATTAAGGTGGCGTTTTCAGGTTTAGCCAGTTGGTTAACGCCATTGGCGACAATCTTCAGGGCATCAATATCTAGGCCAGAATCCGTTTCATCCAGGATCGCCAAAGTCGGTTCTAGGAGGGCCATCTGCAAAATTTCGTTGCGCTTCTTTTCACCACCAGAGAAGCCTTCATTGACACTGCGATCCAGGAAGGCCGGGTCCATTTTGACCACGTCTAAGCGCTCCCGCACCAAATCATCAAAATCAAAGGCATCTAGCTCTTCTAGACCTTCATGCTGACGCTTGGAATTAAAGGACACCCGCAGGAAGTCCAGATTACTCACCCCAGGAATTTCTAAGGGATATTGAAAGGCGAGAAATACACCGGAGCGGGACCGTTCTTCTGGTTCTAGTTCCAGTAGATTCTGCCCTTTGTAAATGACCTCGCCGCCAGTGACCGTATAGGCGGGATGCCCGGCCAATACCTTTGAGAAGGTACTTTTTCCCGATCCATTCGGACCCATAATGGCATGGATTTCTCCCGCCTTAATTTCCAGATTTAACCCCTTCAGAATCGGAGTTCCATCCACATCGGCCGTCAAATTACGGACCGACAGAATCACGTCGCTATTGTCAATAATCACGCCTGAACCTCTAACTGCGTCTAACGTCTAGTACTGCTTAGGTGGGAAACCTTATCCCACACTTCCTTCTAGCTTCAGGCTTAAGAGCCGATCGGCTTCCACGGCAAATTCCATCGGCAGTTGATTAAACACATCCTGACAGAAGCCGCTAATCATCATCGATACCGCATCTTCTACGGAAATTCCCCGCTGGGCAAAGTAGAAGAGTTGGTCTTCTCCAATCTTGGAGGTGGAGGCTTCATGCTCCACTTTTGTATTGTTGTTTTGCACCTGGATGTAGGGAAAAGTATTGGCCTCGGCATCACTGCCAATCAGCATGGAATCACACTGGGAGTAATTGCGGGAGCCATCGGCCTTCGGCCCCATCCGCACCAAACCGCGATAGCTATTTTGAGAGCGACCTGCAGAAATGCCCTTGGAAATAATCGTGCTGCGGGTATTTTTGCCCACATGGATCATTTTGGTGCCCGTATCGGCCTGCTGTTTATTGTTAGTCAGGGCTACAGAGTAAAACTCACCCACTGAGTTGTCACCCACCAACACACAGCTGGGATATTTCCAGGTAATTGCTGACCCCGTCTCTACCTGGGTCCAGGAAATCTTGGAGTTCTTACCCGCGCATAGGCCCCGTTTGGTCACAAAGTTATAGATACCGCCTTTGCCGTTCTCGTCACCTGCATACCAGTTCTGGACTGTGGAGTATTTGATATCGGCGTCATCCAAGGCCACCAGCTCTACCACCGCTGCGTGGAGCTGATTGGTATCGAACATGGGTGCGGTACAACCTTCTAAATAGCTGACCTGGCTGCCTTCTTCAGCAATAATCAGGGTGCGCTCAAACTGTCCCGCCCCTTCGGTATTAATGCGGAAATAAGTGGACAGTTCCATGGGGCATTTCACACCCTTAGGAATGTACACAAAAGAGCCATCACTAAAGACTGCCGAGTTGAGGGCAGAGAAGAAATTGTCGTTAATGGGTACTACGCTTCCCAAATATTTCTCCACCAAATCGGGAAAATCCTTGAGGGCTTCAGAAATGGAGCAGAAGATCACCCCTTCTTTGGCTAGCTGCTCTCTAAAGGTGGTGGCCACAGAGACGCTATCAAAGACCGCATCTACAGCCACATTACTGAGTCGCTTTTGCTCTGATAAGGGAATGCCAAGTTTATCGAAGGTTTCTAGCAGCGCCGGATCCACATCATCCAAACTCTTTTTCTTTTCCTGCTCTTTAGGAGCAGAGTAGTAGGTGATGTCTTGGTAATCGATGGCCGGATAGTTGACGTGGGGCCAAGTGGGCTCCTTCATTTTTAGCCATTGGCGATAGGCCTTGAGCCGAAACTCCAGCATAAAAGCCGGTTCTTCCTTTTTGGCAGAGATCAAGCGAATCACATCTTCGCTCAGTCCCTTGGGAATAGTTTCAACTTCAATATCCGTGACAAAGCCGTATTTGTAGGGTTGATTAACCAGATTCTCAACGGATGCGGTCATGGGGTGTGTTCTCTCAGAGCAAGTGGCGCGCGTGTATAATCATAAAACAACATTTTTGTTGTTCAACACCATCATAGAGTACTTTAGCAACATTTATGTTGTCAAAGTCGAGAGAAATTGTTGTAATAGGTTAAACCGCTTCTTGGGATTGGCCCTTCAAAAACCAATGTTGATTGCTGCTTGGACATCTCAATTGTGAACACCGCCTCTTCCACAAAACAAGATATCCTTCAGCATTTGCTCAAGCAGGGGCAAGCCAATACCCATGAACTAGCAGAGCAGCTACAGGTGACGCCCCAAGCCATTCGCCGTCATCTCAAAGACCTAGAATCAGAAGGACTTATTCTATTTGAGAGCGTCCATGCAGGTACTGGACGCCCCAAACATATGTATCAGTTGAGTCGAGCGGGGCGCGATCGCTTCCCAGATCACCACGATACCTTTGCGATCGATTTACTCGATACCCTCTCAGAAACCGTTGGTAAAGACCAAATGCGGGTGATTCTCCGCAAACAGTGGGAGCGCAAAGCCCTGGAATATCAACAAAAATTAGGCCCTGGTACCTTAGCAGAACGGGTAGCCAAGCTAGTGAAGCTGCGGGAAGCCGAGGGTTATATGGCTGAATACTACCCGATTCCCGAAGATGCTGACCCTATGAAAGCGACGCGGTTTATCCTCACGGAATATAATTGCGCGATTTCTCAGGTGGCTGAGACCTTTCCAAGCGTGTGTGACAATGAGCTGGAAATGTTTGCCATTGCCCTGAAAGACTGCCAGGTGGAACGCACCCACTGGCTAGTTAACGGTGAGCATCGCTGTGGGTATTTGATTGAAGCAGATTAGTGCCAGGTTGCCCTTAATTGCACCTAAAATTTGTTTTCACACTATTAAAATCACTAATGTCTTCAACCGCGAAGTAAGGGTAATGCCCGTGCAGAGAAGATCCATTGTAATATTTGACGATCCAAGCGCTTCTGGGGTCGGGCAGTCACACAACCGAATTATGCCCGCGTTGATCTTCAAGCAAGTAACTCTTCAAGGCGTTTATGTTTACGTGAAGGAACATGGTTTCAAAATATACAAGCCCTTCTCAACGAGTCATTACTGAAAAGTGCAGTCATAAAATTCCTGCAACTGTAAGACTGTCCATCGACCAACCTCACTATCCATAGAGACAGACCTACAGATCGGCATGATTAACTCATTTTTCCAAAAAAACGATCCTGGGAAAAAACACAGTTAAACATTAACCAGATTTGTGGCCCTATAGTTAGCGGTCTGGGTATAAGCAACAAACGACTTATTTAACCCCAGATACTTCTCTTGATAGATATTAGACTCAGGGAAAAGATTTTGAAATTCATTCTGAGACAATAGACGAATACTACTTACTTCATCTACAGCAGCTTGATAGTCCTCAATGGGATTTGTGCGCCAACCCATCGCAAAATTATGGGCAAGCCATGCTCGCATTGAAACCGGCAGAAATTGAAATAGTGGAAAAGCAAAATGAGGTTCAATCGGGAAGAATTTATTGGGAGTTTGAATAAAGTATCGCTTTCCTAAGCGCTTAACTTCCTGTGCCATACGGTGTTGATCATCATAATCTCCAACATGTTCGATGGTGGAATTGGAGAAAACAATATCGAATTGTTGGTCAGCAAACTGAGATAAGTCCCTAGCATCACCCGTTACTGATTGAATATTGGTTGATGAAATATTGTGTTTCTCAATATTAACTAAAGTGATAAACAGATCATCCTTGATATCGAACTCAGAGAACATCATTTCCCAAAATCCTGGCCTACCACCTATATCAAGGACTTGAATGGGGCGATCAAGTCCCTCAATCATATCCATGAAAATCTGGAATCTTTGGCGACGCAGCTTATTCGCTACCGAGATTTCATTTTTATTATCTACGAATGTTTTATAGAACATGTCATACCCTTGCACAGGCATAAGCAGCATCTCTAAATTGGTCTACATGTGAGTTTTATACCTAATATTTCGGAAGACTCACATATGGATTACAAGAATACTGCAGATACTTATGGCGAAAATTTTCTCGACCATTCTATGCCATCACTGACTATTTATTCGTATTTTTCGCAACATCTGAGGTATTAAAAATGTAATATAAATCACATTATTGATTTGAATTTATTTTACTACCTTAAAAAATTAATACTGGGAAATAATTATTCGTTAGCTATTCATTGCTTCACTAAATTCTAGGCGGATTTTTTCTAGTCTTATCAATAAATACAAATCTTGCTTCTTTTTCACTAACTCATTAATCGCCTTGACAGATGACTTGAAATATCAATTAGCTCCCATCACTATTCAGCAATAGAGTCGCTGCACTTTTAGCTTCAGCGGCTGCTTGGGGACGATCTTGCATCATGGCAATCACGATGGCACCTTGGACGAGCAACAACAGCTGCC includes:
- the sufD gene encoding Fe-S cluster assembly protein SufD; the encoded protein is MTVEVNPEAVATLSAAAQDRQAYLTHLLAQRPNPKGLEKVRASALSIIQERGLPSNRDEDWRFTDLSGLYKTAFTAPTAASLSLEEIAPFILAEAPVRLVFVNGWFAPDLSEIDNLPAGLSVSTLADAGNLPELGQQPGMTEVFTALNTASFADVAVLRIAKNQVIEAPIHLLYLTTGDTPIVTSPRGLVVAEANSAATLIEEYTAVKTASYFTNAVTEVSLGQNAQLHHYRIQREAKTAFHIGTTAVSQDRDSRYALTSLSLGGQMSRHNPVVVPTAEQTDTTLNGLTLAVDQQVADTHSDLSFTSPHCTAQQLHKCIVDNLARAVFNGRVFVPKLAQQTNASQLSRNLLLSAKARVDTKPQLEIIADDVKCAHGATVSQLDDEEVFYLQSRGLDRNSACDLLVEGFAAEIIDQLPIAEQRQTLLNAVLSQIR
- the sufC gene encoding Fe-S cluster assembly ATPase SufC, which encodes MIIDNSDVILSVRNLTADVDGTPILKGLNLEIKAGEIHAIMGPNGSGKSTFSKVLAGHPAYTVTGGEVIYKGQNLLELEPEERSRSGVFLAFQYPLEIPGVSNLDFLRVSFNSKRQHEGLEELDAFDFDDLVRERLDVVKMDPAFLDRSVNEGFSGGEKKRNEILQMALLEPTLAILDETDSGLDIDALKIVANGVNQLAKPENATLMITHYQRLLDYIVPDFVHVMAEGKILTTGGKELAQELEAKGYDWVKAEDVAEVAV
- the sufB gene encoding Fe-S cluster assembly protein SufB, whose protein sequence is MTASVENLVNQPYKYGFVTDIEVETIPKGLSEDVIRLISAKKEEPAFMLEFRLKAYRQWLKMKEPTWPHVNYPAIDYQDITYYSAPKEQEKKKSLDDVDPALLETFDKLGIPLSEQKRLSNVAVDAVFDSVSVATTFREQLAKEGVIFCSISEALKDFPDLVEKYLGSVVPINDNFFSALNSAVFSDGSFVYIPKGVKCPMELSTYFRINTEGAGQFERTLIIAEEGSQVSYLEGCTAPMFDTNQLHAAVVELVALDDADIKYSTVQNWYAGDENGKGGIYNFVTKRGLCAGKNSKISWTQVETGSAITWKYPSCVLVGDNSVGEFYSVALTNNKQQADTGTKMIHVGKNTRSTIISKGISAGRSQNSYRGLVRMGPKADGSRNYSQCDSMLIGSDAEANTFPYIQVQNNNTKVEHEASTSKIGEDQLFYFAQRGISVEDAVSMMISGFCQDVFNQLPMEFAVEADRLLSLKLEGSVG
- the sufR gene encoding iron-sulfur cluster biosynthesis transcriptional regulator SufR → MNTASSTKQDILQHLLKQGQANTHELAEQLQVTPQAIRRHLKDLESEGLILFESVHAGTGRPKHMYQLSRAGRDRFPDHHDTFAIDLLDTLSETVGKDQMRVILRKQWERKALEYQQKLGPGTLAERVAKLVKLREAEGYMAEYYPIPEDADPMKATRFILTEYNCAISQVAETFPSVCDNELEMFAIALKDCQVERTHWLVNGEHRCGYLIEAD
- a CDS encoding bifunctional 2-polyprenyl-6-hydroxyphenol methylase/3-demethylubiquinol 3-O-methyltransferase UbiG; the protein is MPVQGYDMFYKTFVDNKNEISVANKLRRQRFQIFMDMIEGLDRPIQVLDIGGRPGFWEMMFSEFDIKDDLFITLVNIEKHNISSTNIQSVTGDARDLSQFADQQFDIVFSNSTIEHVGDYDDQHRMAQEVKRLGKRYFIQTPNKFFPIEPHFAFPLFQFLPVSMRAWLAHNFAMGWRTNPIEDYQAAVDEVSSIRLLSQNEFQNLFPESNIYQEKYLGLNKSFVAYTQTANYRATNLVNV